One window from the genome of Hypanus sabinus isolate sHypSab1 chromosome 16, sHypSab1.hap1, whole genome shotgun sequence encodes:
- the rln3a gene encoding relaxin-3a has protein sequence MQKFWFTLAVWLLVPESQLEAEAQDPGLGVKLCGREFIRAVIFTCGGSRWKRTEINMPDITDPFSHLPRAMDGASPDSWDLANKVTNYELTTRRFLMGFGDEDRSRRRISNDVLEALRSTDRKGRDAVVDLSLACCRLGCTKGEISSLC, from the exons ATGCAGAAGTTCTGGTTCACTCTGGCCGTCTGGCTGCTCGTGCCGGAGTCCCAGCTGGAGGCAGAAGCTCAGGATCCCGGTCTTGGTGTCAAGCTCTGTGGGAGAGAGTTTATTCGGGCAGTCATCTTCACCTGTGGAGGCTCCAGATGGAAACGGACTGAGATAAACATGCCAG ATATCActgaccccttctcccacctgCCACGGGCCATGGACGGTGCCAGTCCCGACAGCTGGGACCTTGCCAACAAAGTCACCAACTATGAACTCACTACCCGGAGATTCCTGATGGGATTTGGGGATGAGGACCGAAGCCGGAGGCGCATTTCCAATGATGTTCTGGAGGCTTTGAGGAGCACGGATAGGAAGGGGAGGGACGCAGTGGTGGATCTGTCTTTAGCTTGCTGTAGATTGGGGTGCACCAAGGGTGAGATTAGTTCGCTTTGCTAA